One region of Alosa sapidissima isolate fAloSap1 chromosome 1, fAloSap1.pri, whole genome shotgun sequence genomic DNA includes:
- the LOC121677906 gene encoding early growth response protein 2b: MLNNMDLNSQDSFYLQFENSSLGREANGEKDHQDMFVEADSAAPAPFATGGTPITPKTEPTNSDFLYNPCDGAKSGYVSSLAYSGSFYVETSQGASCCTETLLNMITEIVGISTTPITEVQPQNGTGTSYTTSPPPMENTSGSFRDAGVQRQAPACSTSPPLFPPGNMCQTFSDAQTSTQASEAASTQLNFSLSTPVVSQKLSEPQSETATFPVVVKNEFESSCYEWGAFNKPDTYLDAGTFPMSSDFPPDQVDVKDLLDTFSPICPNPDMEFKVENVIKQEQCFTDTCSQSFSTPLFNYPSPAIDLSTNNILKPTLFPNIELQQLSSQCDTSYTSSTIDSILYSSLLPESFNQTYTRPPKAPRAKKSPGSSTGPAKEKPFTCPMENCDRRFSRSDELNRHIRIHTGHKPFQCRICLRSFSRSDHLTTHTRTHTGEKPFSCDVCGKRFARSDERKRHGRVHLKQKEKMELKPQVISAWPFTLPEGI, from the exons ATGCTAAACAACATGGATTTGAACTCGCAAGACTCATTCTACCTCCAGTTCGAAAACTCCTCTCTTGGAAGGGAAGCTAATGGAGAGAAGGATCATCAGGATATGTTTGTGGAGGCTGACAGCGCGGCACCTGCTCCATTTGCAACCG GAGGGACACCTATTACCCCCAAAACGGAACCTACAAATTCAGATTTTCTTTATAACCCATGCGACGGCGCAAAAAGTGGCTACGTTTCCTCCCTTGCCTACTCTGGCAGCTTCTATGTTGAGACATCTCAGGGCGCATCGTGCTGCACGGAGACTCTTCTCAACATGATCACCGAGATTGTCGGTATTTCAACTACGCCTATAACTGAGGTGCAGCCGCAGAACGGTACTGGGACGTCGTACACCACCAGCCCACCTCCGATGGAGAACACCAGCGGCAGTTTTCGGGACGCAGGGGTCCAGAGGCAAGCGCCCGCTTGCAGCACCTCCCCGCCCCTTTTCCCCCCGGGGAATATGTGTCAAACGTTCTCTGACGCGCAGACCAGCACACAAGCTTCCGAGGCGGCCTCCACTCAGTTAAACTTCTCCCTTTCCACACCAGTTGTGAGCCAAAAGCTATCTGAACCCCAGTCTGAGACAGCTACGTTCCCAGTTGTTGTGAAGAATGAATTCGAAAGCAGTTGCTATGAATGGGGTGCCTTTAACAAACCTGACACTTACTTGGACGCGGGGACATTTCCAATGTCCAGTGATTTCCCACCTGACCAAGTCGATGTCAAGGATCTTCTGGACACGTTTTCCCCTATTTGCCCAAACCCAGACATGGAGTTCAAAGTAGAGAATGTAATTAAACAGGAGCAGTGTTTCACGGATACATGCTCACAAAGTTTTAGCACCCCACTTTTTAATTACCCCTCCCCAGCTATTGATCTCTCAACCAATAATATTCTAAAACCGACTTTATTTCCCAATATTGAGCTGCAGCAACTATCAAGTCAGTGCGACACTTCATACACATCTTCCACTATTGACTCTATTTTATATTCCTCGTTGCTGCCGGAGTCTTTCAACCAGACCTACACTCGGCCACCAAAGGCCCCCCGTGCGAAGAAAAGTCCTGGTTCCTCCACTGGCCCCGCCAAAGAAAAGCCCTTCACCTGCCCTATGGAAAACTGTGATCGACGCTTCTCCAGGTCTGACGAGCTCAACAGGCACATTCGCatccacactggacacaaacCCTTTCAGTGCCGCATCTGTTTACGCAGCTTCAGTCGAAGCGACCACCTGACAACCCACACCCGGACTCACACGGGAGAGAAGCCATTCTCCTGCGACGTATGCGGCAAACGATTTGCAAGGAGTGACGAGAGGAAGCGCCATGGACGTGTTCATCTCAAACAAAAAGAGAAGATGGAACTGAAGCCTCAAGTGATTAGCGCGTGGCCATTCACTCTACCCGAAGGCATCTGA